The Sphingomonas sanxanigenens DSM 19645 = NX02 genome includes a region encoding these proteins:
- a CDS encoding DUF2062 domain-containing protein, which yields MRQESGGFFAWVNRNAPTRESFEKNRFFRPFAHRVLAPELWRFTRRSVPRGVALGLLVGIFLLIPGVQIAGAALLALPFRANIPIAAAMTFLSNPLTTPLILAASVYLGNLILDVGADVGRLMYLIDHGASIGQWAAWLVSEAAPALLFGLALISLMSALVGYLVAVLAWRLWVGRKWNRRAHFRLIRGH from the coding sequence ATGCGCCAGGAGAGCGGCGGCTTCTTCGCGTGGGTCAACCGCAACGCGCCGACCCGCGAAAGCTTCGAGAAGAACCGCTTCTTCCGGCCCTTCGCCCATCGCGTGCTCGCGCCCGAACTGTGGCGCTTTACCCGCCGTTCGGTGCCGCGCGGCGTGGCGCTCGGCCTGCTCGTCGGCATCTTCCTGCTGATCCCGGGCGTGCAGATCGCCGGGGCGGCGCTGCTGGCGCTGCCGTTTCGCGCGAACATCCCGATCGCCGCTGCGATGACCTTCCTGTCCAACCCGCTGACGACGCCGTTGATCCTTGCCGCCTCGGTCTATCTCGGCAACCTGATCCTCGATGTCGGCGCCGACGTGGGTCGGCTGATGTATCTGATCGATCATGGCGCCTCGATCGGCCAATGGGCGGCATGGCTGGTTTCGGAGGCCGCGCCCGCGCTGCTGTTCGGCCTCGCGCTGATCTCGCTGATGTCGGCGCTGGTCGGCTATCTGGTCGCGGTGCTCGCGTGGCGGCTGTGGGTCGGCCGCAAATGGAACCGGCGCGCGCATTTCCGGCTGATCCGCGGGCATTGA
- a CDS encoding hybrid sensor histidine kinase/response regulator gives MAPPPSDPARTAPFAERPGADGLTLAAVGAGALGSAALIGWAVGDWRLGAGMAALVIAGATLVWLFGRLHPSIPEEVVIADWALVRAAADAAGAAVAITDRAGRLVCASDMFGRWFPGLETPPGLPVDEAVVERLTAAGRSAWRDGAGAAAPFRHDGGAIGVDVQRAGAAEDHLVWRFSRSAGAHDLAGQARVLVGGEGGQRLGDAGVMAVIVDGEGRILAANPAFATRAERRADASLTGADFVPLLTADRGGSIRFAREGAQGVPLRMIQVPLGVEEGATLLLLIDDPAGGGANAGAASGHIQTLLTMLPMGLALADRDGRFLFFNEAFVQAAGIDPASPPLYPGDLVVREDKAAVADAVHRFASGRALSGDVAVRLAHLPDEPVALTIAGARSLGDAAVLLSLKDSSEESRLKRQVAQATKMQAVGQLAGGVAHDFNNVLTAIIGHCDLMLMRHTPGDSDYDDIQQIKANSNRAASLTRQLLAFSRQQTLRPQTLQLPDTISEVSNLLKRLLGETVTLVVKHGRDLGPVRADPGQLEQVIVNLAVNARDAMLPRGGGTLTIQTFAVSAAEVRRMATDMLPVADYTAFSVADTGTGIPPEILPKIFEPFFTTKEVGKGTGLGLSTVYGIVKQSGGSIFADSRPGQGTEFVIYLPVHRVEAGGDARQAPRQRLGELWGSGTVLLVEDEEMVRSVTERALARHGYTVLTAENGEEALEILDRGDPIDLLISDVVMPAMDGPTLVNHARRRMPDLPILFMSGYAEEQLRRSIDIANVGFLAKPFSMQQLAEATRERLGA, from the coding sequence ATGGCCCCGCCCCCGTCCGATCCTGCCCGCACTGCGCCGTTCGCCGAACGGCCAGGCGCCGATGGCCTGACGCTCGCGGCGGTCGGGGCAGGGGCGCTCGGCTCCGCCGCGCTGATCGGCTGGGCGGTGGGCGACTGGCGCCTGGGCGCGGGCATGGCGGCGCTGGTGATCGCCGGCGCCACGCTCGTCTGGCTGTTCGGGCGGCTTCATCCCAGCATTCCCGAAGAGGTCGTGATCGCCGACTGGGCGCTGGTGCGCGCCGCCGCCGACGCCGCGGGCGCGGCCGTCGCCATCACCGATCGCGCCGGGCGGCTGGTCTGTGCCAGCGACATGTTCGGCCGCTGGTTCCCCGGGCTGGAAACGCCCCCGGGATTGCCGGTGGACGAGGCGGTGGTCGAACGGCTCACCGCCGCGGGCCGTTCGGCATGGCGCGACGGCGCCGGTGCCGCCGCACCCTTCCGCCATGACGGCGGCGCGATCGGCGTCGATGTGCAGCGCGCGGGGGCGGCCGAGGATCATCTCGTCTGGCGCTTCAGCCGCAGCGCCGGCGCCCATGACCTTGCCGGGCAGGCGCGGGTGCTGGTCGGGGGCGAGGGGGGGCAGCGGCTGGGCGACGCCGGGGTGATGGCGGTGATCGTGGATGGCGAGGGACGCATCCTCGCCGCCAATCCCGCCTTTGCGACCCGCGCGGAGCGGCGCGCCGACGCGTCTCTGACCGGTGCCGATTTCGTTCCCCTGCTGACCGCCGACCGCGGCGGATCGATCCGTTTCGCGCGGGAGGGCGCGCAGGGCGTGCCGCTGCGGATGATCCAGGTGCCGCTGGGCGTGGAGGAAGGCGCCACCCTGCTGCTGCTGATCGACGATCCGGCGGGCGGCGGCGCCAATGCAGGCGCCGCTTCGGGCCACATCCAGACCCTGCTGACGATGCTGCCGATGGGCCTCGCGCTCGCCGACCGCGACGGCCGCTTCCTGTTCTTCAACGAGGCCTTCGTGCAGGCGGCGGGAATCGATCCGGCCAGCCCGCCGCTCTATCCGGGCGATCTCGTCGTCCGTGAGGACAAGGCGGCGGTCGCCGACGCGGTCCACCGCTTCGCCAGCGGGCGTGCGCTGTCCGGCGACGTCGCGGTGCGTCTGGCGCATTTGCCCGATGAGCCGGTGGCGCTGACCATCGCCGGCGCGCGGAGCCTCGGCGATGCCGCGGTGTTGCTCAGCCTGAAGGACAGCAGCGAGGAATCGCGGCTCAAGCGCCAGGTTGCGCAGGCCACCAAGATGCAGGCGGTGGGCCAGCTCGCCGGCGGCGTCGCGCATGATTTCAACAATGTGCTGACCGCGATCATCGGCCATTGCGATCTGATGCTGATGCGCCACACGCCGGGCGACAGCGATTATGACGACATCCAGCAGATCAAGGCCAATTCCAACCGCGCGGCCAGCCTGACACGCCAGCTGCTCGCCTTCTCGCGGCAGCAGACGCTGCGGCCGCAGACCCTGCAGCTGCCCGATACGATCTCGGAGGTCTCCAACCTCCTCAAGCGGCTGCTGGGCGAAACGGTCACGCTCGTCGTGAAGCATGGCCGCGACCTGGGGCCGGTGCGCGCCGATCCGGGGCAGCTCGAGCAGGTGATCGTCAACCTAGCGGTCAACGCGCGCGACGCGATGCTGCCGCGGGGCGGCGGCACGCTGACGATCCAGACCTTCGCGGTCTCCGCCGCCGAGGTGCGCCGCATGGCGACCGACATGCTGCCGGTGGCCGACTACACCGCGTTCAGCGTGGCCGACACCGGCACCGGCATCCCGCCCGAGATCCTGCCCAAGATCTTCGAGCCCTTCTTCACCACCAAGGAGGTCGGCAAGGGCACGGGGCTGGGGCTCTCCACCGTCTATGGCATCGTCAAGCAATCGGGCGGTTCGATCTTCGCGGACAGCCGGCCGGGGCAGGGCACCGAATTCGTGATCTACCTGCCCGTCCACAGGGTCGAGGCCGGCGGCGACGCACGGCAGGCACCGCGGCAGCGGCTGGGCGAGCTGTGGGGCAGCGGCACCGTGCTGCTGGTGGAGGATGAGGAGATGGTGCGCAGCGTCACCGAACGGGCGCTCGCCCGGCATGGCTATACGGTGCTGACGGCGGAAAATGGCGAGGAAGCGCTGGAGATCCTCGATCGCGGCGACCCTATCGACCTGCTGATCTCGGACGTGGTGATGCCGGCGATGGACGGGCCGACGCTGGTCAACCATGCGCGCCGGCGGATGCCCGATCTGCCGATCCTGTTCATGTCGGGCTATGCCGAGGAACAGCTGCGCCGCTCGATCGACATCGCCAATGTCGGCTTCCTGGCGAAGCCCTTCTCGATGCAGCAGCTTGCCGAGGCGACCCGCGAGCGGCTGGGGGCTTGA